ATGTGCCTAATCTGGAAGAGGCATCACAGCGAAATCGGAGGACACCATGATCGTCCTCGGTATCATTCTGCTCGTCATCGGCCTCGTCGCCGGAATCAGCATCCTGTGGACCATCGGCGGGATTCTCGTCGTCATCGGAGTCGTCCTGTGGATTGTGGGCGCGCTCGGCCACGGCGTCGGTGGACGCAAGCACTACTGGTAGCAATCACATCGGCACAGGGAGCTCCGCAAACCGTGGACCTCACACAGTCCGTACCCCATGCAGGAAGAGAAGGCAGGCCAGGCCATGGCCAAGCAGCCGAAGTCGTCCCAGCCCCCGCACGGTGAAGGCCCCAGCCGGCACAAGGGCACCCAGCAGCACGGCTGGTCTCCGGACGTCGACGAGACCCGTCAACAGGACAACCCGAGCGCCCACCGCTCGTTCCACCCCGACCAGCACGCTCCCGAGAAAGGCCCCGGACGCAAGGTCTCCAAAGAAGAGGCCGGGAATCCGCACGGCAGACCCGTGAAGAGCACGAGCGACCGCGGAGAGGAACAGGGCAAAGCCCGCGGTGACGAGAAGGGCATGCACGACACCGGCCCCAAGGGCCGCTCCCAGCGCCCCAGCGGAACCAGGGACGCATCCGCCACCACAGGCGTCGACCCTCAGGACCCGCAGGACCCGCCCGGCAGCCGCAAGGCCCGCTGACCTTCGCACCCGGTCTCTCGTCGAGGCGGTGACATCACCGCCACTCAGGGTGAGCGGCGAGGTCAGGCTGGAGTGGATGGCCGCATCGTCGGCCACCAGTTGTGACTCGACAGTGCGTCTCAGCGATGTCGCCCCGGACGGGACATCACAGGGATCGTCGACGGCATCGTCCGTGCCCGTTACTACCGCAACGGCCCCCACCGATAATGCCCGCGCCGGTGAGCTGACGGAATGCGGGCCAGGCGCTGATCCGCGTACGCACACCCATGGTGTGTCCTTCGGGTGACCGGAACGCCCGGCGGCGTCGTGGGTGGTACTGCCGGACTGGCCGACCGAGACGGGTGCGGCCCGCGGAGCGTTCGGTCTTACCGGGCTCTGTCGTCCCCGGGAGCCGTCCAGTTGGCGTAGGCGCGTGCCTTGAGCGGTTACGCGTGCCGGTTGCCGGTGACGACGCGGTAGAGCAGGAGCAGGATGAGGGAGCCCACGATCGCGGCGATCCAGGTGGAGAGGTCGAAGAATCCGTCGATGGAGTCGACGCCGAGGATCACCTTGCCGAGCCAGCCGCCGAGCAGACCGCCGACGATGCCGATGAGCATGGTGACGATGATGCGGCCGGGGTCCTTGCCCGGCATGAGGATCTTGGCGATGGCGCCGGCGAGCAGGCCGATGATGATCCACGCGATGATTCCCATGATGCGTCTCCTCTTCCTGGGACACAGGCTGCGTCAGCTCTTCGTGTGCTGGCCGCCCGCAGCCACTGCATGACCATGGCCAGCCGCAGGATCACGTAGCCGAGGGTGATGACGAGATAGTCGCCGACCTCGAAGGCCCGGGGTACGCCGGCGGATAGGGGTCGTCGTCGTTGTCGTACGCGGAGGCGAACCAGGTGAAGTTCCCCCAGGCCCACCAGATCGCGAAGAACACCCAGGGTAGTTGCCCACGGCATGGCCGAGGTGCCCGCCGCTCAGGTCGCGATGCAGATGGGAGGCGGCCTGCGCGACGGCGGCGACGAAACAGAGGTCGAAGAACAGTTCCAGCGGGGTGGAGGACCGGTATGCCTCGTCGGTCCGGCGGGCCGTCATTCTGCGCAGGTTCAGCACCCGCGTGCCGCGGCCTTCCGCGGCCGGTTCCAGGCTGACCGCTTCTCTGGTCTCCCCGGGCATGGTTCGGCGATCCGTCCTGGCTGTCTGGGGCAGTTTCCGCTGCCGAGCAGGTCGTGGGCCGCGACCCACAGTGTGTAGGGGTTCGCCAGCTCGGGATGGGTGGCCGTCATGCGGTCGATGAGCTCGCCCGGCGTGGAGCTGCGTCGGCGTGCGGATGGGTGGTGTACACGTACTCGGGCTCGCAGTCGCGGGACTTCACCCACGCCGCCAGCTCCCGGGCCTCCCGCACGGTGATGAGGCCGTCGACCAGCACGGCACCGTCGTCATCGCTGATCAGCGTCGATGTGGACGGCGGCCAGGTCGCCGGGCCCACCACCTCCTCGAATCCCGGGACCGCACTCGGAATCGGCTTGGGATCTACCACGAACACGTCAAAGTCAAGGCTCATCGTCTTCTCCGGCATCGCTGACTCAGCTGGACCTCATGGTCACCCTGGGGGACTGCGGCGGAGTATCAGCATGTTGACTGCACTGCGAGCCGCGGCCGGTTGCAGTCATGTTGCTGGTACCACCCGATGGTGCGTTGCCGGATGCTGGTGCACGGACGGGCACCGGCTCGCCAAGGACCTCGCTGCCACCCTGATGGCCATCGAGGAGGTTCCGGACATCCCGATGTTCCGCCGGAACACCGCGGCCTTCGTCCACGAGTTGCCGGCAGGCGCCCTGTCGAACGTCGATGGCGCGTCCGACTACGTACGCGTGCAGGTGCTGACCAACGCGGGTGCTCTCGACCGCGACAAACAGATGGCGGTGGTGAGCCGGTTCACCGGCATCATCGCGGAGGCCGCCGACGACCCGACGCTCGCGGACCGCACCTGGGTGTTGCTGACCGAGGCCGTGCCTGGTGGGTGGGGGCTGGGCGGTCACGCGAACACCAACGACGAACTCGTCGCCGCGGCGCGCAAGCAGATCGCGGAGCTGCGGGCGATGGCCGGGGACCGGTGAGGTAGGCGATGGTCACGCTTGTTCGTGGATCCAGGCTTTCGCGAGCGTGGTCCCTATCGCGGCCTCGCCGACGTTCCGGGCGAGGCCGAGGCTGTGCGGGCCGTGGGCGAACACGTGTACGGCGTGGGGGACTTGGCCTGCCGCGAGCGCCGCGGCAAGGCGGTAGGTGTGTTCGGCGGGGACATAGGGGTCCTCCGCGGTGTGGCAGACGAAGAACGGCGGCGACCGGGGCGTGACCAGCGAATCCAGCGATGTCGACCGGCGCAGCTCGAAGCCGGCGTCCTCGCCGAGAAGGATCAGCCGGGCCGGACGGTAGGTCTCGGTCTGCATCGACGTGATGGCGTAATCGAGCACGGCGAAGTCCACCGCCTCATCGGGCGGGGCGCCCGGCGTGAGGGCGGCCAGCCCGGCCAGATGACCTCCCGCGGAGAACCCGATGAGACCGTTGCGCTGTGCGCCGGCCGCCCGCCGGCGGCGGATCTCGGCGCGCGGTCGGCGGACAGCTCGCCGAGGAAGGCGTCGAGGTCGCCCGGGGCGATGCCCTCCGGGTTGGCGTCGGACCGGGGCAGGAACGGCGGCAGAGGCGCCAGCAGCGCCGCGCCGCGGACCCGCCGCTGCCCGTACGTTCCCAGGTACCGGGTCAGTTCCCCGGTGCCGGAGCAGCAGCCGACGAGCACCGCGTCCAGCACATCCAGGACTTCCAGCAGTATGTTCAGGTCCGCGGCCGGCGTGTCGTAGTCATAACCCCCCGCCGGCCGGCCCGAGTCGCCGCTGCCGCGCCGGTCGTAGCTGATGACGCGGTACCCGGCCGTGAGCAGAGCCGCCTCCTGCTTCTCCCACGAGCGCCCGTCGGCGAGGTAGCCGTGGACCAGGACGACGGGCGGCCCCGCGCCGTGGTCCTCGTAGTGGATCCGGATGTCACCGTTGTTCTCCCGGCCGACCATGACGTACGGCATCACGAACTCGCGTTCCATCGCGCGCAGGGGACAGCATCCATACACTCAACCCTGTGCCGCGCAGCGGCCGTCCGGTATCCGCAACCTGACTGCACACGGCCTCGCGTGTCCGGATCACCTTGGCTGTGCGCGGGCCTGTTTTCGGCCGGGTGAGGGTGGCGTTTCCGCGATGACCCGCAAGGACAGCAACGTGATCGGGCGGCGGGAGGAGCTGTCACTGCTGCGGGAACTGATCGCCCCGCCCCACAAGGAAAGCCACGTTCTGCTGCTCCTGGGCGATCCGGGTCTGGGCAAGACCGTCCTGCTGGCCGAAGCCGAGCGCGAGGCCAGGGCGGCGGGGATGCGGGTGCTGGCGACCACCGGCAGGGAGTCGGAGCAGGACCTGGCGTTCGCCGGGTTGCACCAGCTGCTGCGCCCGGTGCTGGACCGCGTGGCCCGCCTGCCGACCCGCCAGGCCGAGGCGCTGCGCGGTGCGTTCGGGCTCTCCGACGACCCCGCGCCGCCCGACGCCCTGCTCACCGGGATCGCCGTACTCACGCTGCTGTCCGAGCTGTCCGACGAGCGGCCGCTGTTGGTGACAGCCGACGACACGCAATGGCTGGACCGCGCCTCCCTCGACTCGCTCGCCTTCGCCGCCCGCCGTCTGGAATCGGAGCAGCTCGTGCTGCTGGCCGGCGCCCGCGGGAACGTACCTCCCGCCGGTTTCGAGAGGGACCTGCCGCAGTTCCTGTTGCGACCACTCACCCGGCCGGACGCCGG
This portion of the Streptomyces mirabilis genome encodes:
- a CDS encoding MBL fold metallo-hydrolase; this encodes MPEKTMSLDFDVFVVDPKPIPSAVPGFEEVVGPATWPPSTSTLISDDDGAVLVDGLITVREARELAAWVKSRDCEPEYVYTTHPHADAAPRRASSSTA
- a CDS encoding GlsB/YeaQ/YmgE family stress response membrane protein; translated protein: MGIIAWIIIGLLAGAIAKILMPGKDPGRIIVTMLIGIVGGLLGGWLGKVILGVDSIDGFFDLSTWIAAIVGSLILLLLYRVVTGNRHA
- a CDS encoding alpha/beta fold hydrolase: MEREFVMPYVMVGRENNGDIRIHYEDHGAGPPVVLVHGYLADGRSWEKQEAALLTAGYRVISYDRRGSGDSGRPAGGYDYDTPAADLNILLEVLDVLDAVLVGCCSGTGELTRYLGTYGQRRVRGAALLAPLPPFLPRSDANPEGIAPGDLDAFLGELSADRAPRSAAGGRPAHSATVSSGSPREVIWPGWPPSRRAPRPMRRWTSPCSITPSRRCRPRPTVRPG
- a CDS encoding DUF6131 family protein gives rise to the protein MIVLGIILLVIGLVAGISILWTIGGILVVIGVVLWIVGALGHGVGGRKHYW
- a CDS encoding prolyl oligopeptidase family serine peptidase, with protein sequence MAGLAALTPGAPPDEAVDFAVLDYAITSMQTETYRPARLILLGEDAGFELRRSTSLDSLVTPRSPPFFVCHTAEDPYVPAEHTYRLAAALAAGQVPHAVHVFAHGPHSLGLARNVGEAAIGTTLAKAWIHEQA